Proteins found in one Actinokineospora alba genomic segment:
- a CDS encoding STAS domain-containing protein codes for MTTAPTTAALPPAPTGPPPAAVLTGRRPGKEILTVTARPVPPSAVVIAARGEVDLCTSPLLRESLLAHLRPPCSGLVIDLTDVGFLGAAGLTVLTTAGDAATAAGIKLCVVAHSRPVLRPLTITGLDRVFDLHPDLPQALRCLGGGPAG; via the coding sequence TTGACTACGGCGCCGACCACCGCCGCCCTCCCGCCCGCGCCGACTGGTCCGCCTCCCGCCGCTGTCCTGACTGGCCGACGCCCAGGCAAGGAAATCCTGACCGTCACCGCGCGTCCGGTCCCGCCCAGCGCGGTGGTGATCGCGGCACGCGGTGAGGTGGACCTGTGCACCAGCCCGCTGCTGCGGGAATCCCTGCTCGCCCACCTGCGGCCCCCCTGCTCAGGCCTGGTCATCGACCTCACCGACGTGGGTTTCCTCGGAGCGGCCGGACTCACCGTCCTGACCACCGCGGGCGACGCGGCGACGGCGGCGGGAATCAAGCTCTGCGTGGTCGCCCACAGCCGCCCCGTGCTGCGGCCACTGACCATCACCGGACTGGACCGCGTGTTCGACCTCCACCCGGACCTCCCCCAGGCTCTGCGGTGTCTGGGCGGCGGCCCGGCCGGATAA
- a CDS encoding amino acid adenylation domain-containing protein codes for MTRIDLDTAAAVAAVLVHRLEGLDAVGVALPDGTVTVAVGPDSTLSGVVSQVRSAPRSPGRADVVVGVTGPVEGATVADFGPVTLSFGFDWVGADHTTERLETLLQSLDAGLPVRRAAVVGPTERKLLLSFNPPPTAAPRIPVHELICRQAARTPDRLALRGDGVDRTYRQLLDDASRVAGRLRADGVGPGSVVGLCTERSADMVVAVLGILLAGAAYLPLDPTHPRARLDVMLDVADAALVLVSAEAAPLFEGHRVPVRPLTAGAEPVAWQDYQAPASVVDGLSYVIFTSGSTGQPKGVQMTHLSLANRLAWMQDEYRLRPDDVVLHKTPYTFDVSVWELLWAFAAGARLVVAPAQAHRDPRELVDLIEREGVTTVHFVPSMLSLFVGEDDVSRCASLHRVICSGEALPPKVVNKLTESLPDVEVHNLYGPTEAAIDVTAWACRKPEPDSGVPIGRPITNVATYVLDADGDLAPLGAPGELVLGGHCLARGYAGRPDLTADRFVRVEVSGTAERVYRTGDLVWWSPAGHLNYVGRIDTQVKIRGQRVELSEIESVLNRHPLVANSVVVLRTDLGTTPALVAYVVPEPDAACDDLALRAHLGEHLPDHMVPLRYVALAALPATANGKVDRRALPVPQPRTRRRAG; via the coding sequence ATGACCAGGATCGATCTCGACACCGCCGCTGCCGTGGCGGCCGTGCTGGTGCACCGCCTGGAGGGGCTCGACGCGGTCGGTGTCGCGCTGCCCGACGGCACGGTCACCGTCGCGGTGGGACCGGACAGCACGCTGTCCGGCGTGGTGTCCCAGGTCCGCAGCGCGCCGAGGTCACCGGGACGGGCCGACGTCGTCGTGGGCGTCACCGGCCCGGTCGAGGGCGCCACGGTGGCCGACTTCGGCCCGGTCACGCTGTCGTTCGGATTCGACTGGGTGGGCGCGGACCACACGACCGAGCGACTGGAGACGCTGCTGCAGTCCCTGGACGCCGGCCTGCCGGTGCGGCGGGCCGCGGTGGTCGGCCCGACCGAGCGCAAACTCCTGCTCAGCTTCAACCCGCCGCCCACCGCGGCGCCGCGGATCCCCGTGCACGAGCTGATCTGCCGCCAGGCCGCCCGCACGCCCGACCGGCTCGCCCTGCGCGGCGACGGCGTCGACCGGACGTACCGACAGCTCCTCGACGACGCCTCCCGGGTCGCCGGCAGGCTGCGCGCCGACGGCGTCGGGCCGGGGTCGGTGGTCGGCCTGTGCACCGAGCGCAGCGCCGACATGGTGGTCGCCGTGCTGGGCATCCTGCTGGCGGGCGCGGCCTACCTGCCGCTGGACCCGACGCACCCGCGCGCCCGGCTCGACGTCATGCTCGACGTCGCCGACGCGGCGCTGGTGCTGGTCAGCGCTGAGGCCGCACCGCTGTTCGAGGGGCACCGGGTCCCGGTCCGGCCGCTCACCGCGGGGGCTGAACCCGTTGCCTGGCAGGACTATCAGGCACCTGCCTCGGTCGTCGATGGCCTGTCGTACGTCATCTTCACCTCGGGGTCGACCGGGCAGCCCAAGGGGGTGCAGATGACGCACCTGAGCCTGGCCAACCGACTGGCGTGGATGCAGGACGAGTACCGCCTGCGGCCCGACGACGTGGTCCTGCACAAGACGCCGTACACGTTCGACGTGTCGGTGTGGGAGCTGCTGTGGGCCTTCGCCGCGGGCGCGCGGCTGGTGGTGGCGCCCGCGCAGGCCCACCGCGACCCGCGCGAACTGGTCGACCTGATCGAGCGCGAGGGCGTCACGACTGTCCACTTCGTACCGTCGATGCTGTCCCTGTTCGTCGGCGAGGACGACGTGAGCCGGTGCGCCAGTCTGCACCGAGTGATCTGCAGCGGCGAGGCGCTGCCGCCGAAGGTCGTGAACAAGCTGACCGAGTCCCTGCCGGACGTGGAGGTGCACAACCTCTACGGCCCCACGGAGGCGGCGATCGACGTCACCGCGTGGGCGTGCCGCAAGCCCGAGCCGGACAGCGGCGTCCCCATCGGCAGGCCGATCACCAACGTCGCGACCTACGTCCTCGACGCCGACGGCGACCTGGCCCCGCTGGGCGCCCCGGGCGAACTCGTCCTCGGCGGGCACTGCCTGGCCCGCGGCTACGCGGGCAGACCGGACCTGACAGCGGACCGGTTCGTGCGGGTCGAGGTGTCGGGGACCGCGGAGCGGGTCTACCGGACCGGCGACCTGGTCTGGTGGTCACCCGCCGGACACCTCAACTATGTCGGGCGGATCGACACCCAGGTCAAGATCCGCGGCCAGCGGGTGGAGCTGAGCGAGATCGAGTCCGTGCTCAACCGGCACCCGCTGGTGGCGAACTCGGTGGTGGTCCTGCGCACCGACCTCGGCACCACACCGGCCTTGGTGGCCTATGTGGTCCCCGAACCGGATGCCGCGTGCGACGACCTCGCCTTGCGGGCCCACTTGGGCGAACACCTGCCGGACCACATGGTGCCACTGCGGTATGTGGCCCTGGCGGCGCTACCGGCCACGGCAAACGGGAAAGTCGACCGGCGGGCGCTGCCGGTTCCCCAGCCGAGGACCCGCCGCCGGGCGGGCTGA
- a CDS encoding type I polyketide synthase has translation MTHDIAIIGMAGRFPGAATVAEYWSNIVSGRVTITDLTRGELLAAGVPETQLDDPAYVAARGTITDPDLFDADFFGITPKEAAIMDPQHRLLLQTAWEALESGNLTTENPFGRVGVFAGAGFNYYLLNQVLARPEVVDTHGLLSVVLGNEKDHLAAKVAYRLNLGGPAITVQTACSTSLVAVHLACQSLRAGDSDIALAGGACVAVPQQAGYLYETKGITSPDGSCRPFDADAEGTVPGNGVAMVALKRAEDAYRDGDTVYAVIKGSAINNDGGAKVGYTAPGITGQIDVLTRAYQDAGVDPATVGYLEAHGTATEMGDAIELSALREVFTRGSRPCSLGSVKANIGHLDAAAGVAGLIKAALALRHGQIPPLAALKQARPELLDGSTPFTVDPVGRAWEPAEGHPRRAGVSSFGLGGTNAHVVLEEHVPAAKPAAEAAPAEAVLTLSARTPEALREAADRLAAHLRERPDLDPHDVAMTLQSHRRHFAHRLAVPAIDVPTALARLGRAGGREQLRRPKIVFLLPGQGAESPGMARGAYERYPSFAADIDRGAEQLRDLIGVDLRDVLLRDDPDGLIHRTDITQPALVLHEYALGRLLLSWGIRPSALIGHSVGEFAAAALAGELDLDDALRLVAARGQLMQDAPEGGMVVVMAGEAEVWARLADLPDLDVAAVNAPEVTVVAGPVPALDALRSRLDAAGVAHRTMPARRAFHSRMMADAAADLGREAATVAHRPRTCEVISSVDGATLPRGQARDSAYWQGQLRSPVRFRDAVLAAADLANVVFVEVGPGTALSGMTRQIPEAGGKAVVSLQPRRTAREGGCDVLAGAGTLWSLGVAMDWEATRTGRTHSRVTLPTYPFARTRHWLDVEPAPVTAVVEAAEEADSVLDKIIAQWRSLLGSADVTADTSFFEVGGESLLFIRMVSQTQRKFGVTVSVAELSAAPTPRALAAQIAEGLEG, from the coding sequence ATGACACACGACATCGCGATCATCGGGATGGCGGGCCGGTTCCCCGGCGCCGCGACCGTGGCCGAGTACTGGTCGAACATCGTCTCCGGGCGGGTCACGATCACCGACCTCACCCGCGGCGAACTCCTCGCGGCCGGGGTGCCGGAGACCCAGCTCGACGACCCGGCGTACGTGGCCGCGCGCGGGACGATCACCGACCCGGACCTGTTCGACGCGGACTTCTTCGGCATCACGCCGAAAGAGGCGGCGATCATGGACCCGCAGCACCGGCTGCTGCTGCAGACCGCCTGGGAGGCCCTGGAGTCGGGCAACCTCACCACCGAGAACCCGTTCGGCCGGGTCGGGGTGTTCGCGGGCGCCGGGTTCAACTACTACCTGCTCAACCAGGTGCTGGCCCGCCCGGAGGTGGTGGACACGCACGGCCTGCTGTCGGTGGTGCTGGGCAACGAGAAGGACCACCTGGCGGCGAAGGTCGCCTACCGGCTCAACCTCGGCGGCCCCGCGATCACGGTCCAGACCGCCTGCTCCACCTCCCTGGTCGCGGTGCACCTGGCCTGCCAGAGCCTGCGCGCGGGTGATTCCGACATCGCGCTGGCGGGCGGGGCGTGCGTCGCGGTGCCGCAGCAGGCCGGGTACCTCTACGAGACCAAGGGAATCACCTCCCCCGACGGCTCCTGCCGCCCGTTCGACGCCGACGCCGAGGGCACCGTCCCCGGCAACGGCGTCGCGATGGTCGCGCTCAAGCGCGCCGAGGACGCCTACCGCGACGGCGACACCGTGTACGCGGTGATCAAGGGCTCGGCGATCAACAACGACGGCGGGGCGAAGGTCGGGTACACCGCGCCGGGCATCACCGGCCAGATCGACGTGCTCACCCGGGCCTACCAGGACGCGGGCGTCGACCCGGCGACAGTCGGGTACCTCGAGGCGCACGGCACGGCCACCGAGATGGGCGACGCTATCGAGCTCTCCGCGCTGCGCGAGGTCTTCACGCGTGGTTCGCGGCCGTGCTCGCTGGGCTCGGTCAAGGCCAACATCGGCCACCTGGACGCGGCGGCGGGTGTGGCGGGCCTGATCAAGGCGGCGCTTGCCTTGCGCCACGGGCAGATCCCGCCGCTGGCGGCGCTGAAGCAGGCGCGCCCGGAACTGCTCGACGGGTCGACCCCGTTCACCGTCGACCCGGTCGGCCGGGCGTGGGAGCCCGCCGAGGGACACCCGCGCCGAGCGGGCGTCAGCTCGTTCGGTCTCGGCGGCACGAACGCCCATGTCGTGCTCGAAGAGCACGTGCCCGCGGCGAAACCGGCAGCTGAGGCCGCTCCGGCGGAAGCGGTGCTGACCCTCTCGGCACGCACCCCCGAAGCCTTGCGCGAGGCGGCCGACCGGCTCGCCGCGCACCTGCGCGAGCGGCCCGACCTCGACCCGCACGACGTGGCGATGACGCTGCAGTCACACCGCCGACACTTCGCGCACCGACTGGCCGTGCCCGCCATCGACGTCCCCACGGCGCTGGCGCGGCTGGGCCGGGCGGGCGGACGCGAACAGCTGCGCCGCCCGAAGATCGTCTTCCTGCTTCCCGGACAGGGCGCCGAATCCCCCGGCATGGCCCGCGGGGCCTACGAGCGGTACCCGTCCTTCGCCGCGGACATCGACCGGGGCGCGGAGCAGCTACGCGACCTGATCGGCGTCGACCTGCGCGACGTGCTCCTGCGCGACGACCCCGACGGCCTGATCCACCGCACCGACATCACCCAGCCCGCGTTGGTGCTGCACGAATACGCCCTGGGCAGGCTGCTGCTCTCCTGGGGCATCCGCCCCTCAGCGCTCATCGGCCACTCCGTCGGCGAGTTCGCCGCCGCTGCCCTGGCGGGCGAACTCGACCTCGACGACGCCCTGCGGCTCGTCGCCGCGCGCGGGCAGCTCATGCAGGACGCCCCGGAGGGCGGCATGGTCGTCGTCATGGCGGGCGAGGCAGAGGTCTGGGCACGGCTCGCCGACCTGCCCGACCTCGACGTCGCCGCGGTCAACGCGCCGGAGGTCACCGTCGTGGCGGGCCCGGTGCCCGCGCTGGACGCGCTGCGCTCGCGGCTCGACGCGGCAGGCGTCGCCCACCGCACGATGCCCGCCCGCCGGGCGTTCCACTCGCGGATGATGGCCGACGCCGCCGCCGATCTCGGTCGGGAAGCGGCCACGGTCGCGCACCGGCCGCGGACCTGCGAGGTGATCAGCAGCGTCGACGGCGCGACGCTGCCGCGTGGCCAGGCGCGCGACAGCGCGTACTGGCAGGGGCAGCTGCGCAGCCCAGTGCGGTTCCGCGACGCGGTGCTCGCCGCGGCCGACCTGGCGAACGTGGTGTTCGTCGAGGTCGGGCCCGGCACCGCACTGTCCGGGATGACGCGCCAGATCCCTGAAGCGGGCGGCAAAGCCGTCGTGTCCCTGCAACCGCGCCGCACCGCGCGGGAAGGCGGCTGCGACGTCCTCGCGGGCGCGGGCACGCTCTGGTCGCTCGGCGTCGCGATGGACTGGGAGGCGACACGCACCGGCCGAACCCACAGTCGGGTCACGCTGCCCACGTACCCGTTCGCCCGGACCCGGCACTGGCTCGACGTCGAGCCCGCTCCCGTGACCGCGGTTGTCGAGGCGGCGGAAGAGGCCGACTCGGTGCTCGACAAGATCATCGCCCAGTGGCGGTCCCTGCTCGGCAGCGCCGACGTCACCGCGGACACCAGCTTCTTCGAGGTGGGCGGCGAGTCGCTGCTGTTCATCCGGATGGTGTCCCAGACCCAGCGCAAATTCGGCGTCACCGTGTCGGTCGCGGAGCTCAGCGCGGCGCCGACTCCCCGGGCACTCGCCGCCCAGATCGCGGAAGGACTAGAGGGATGA
- a CDS encoding non-ribosomal peptide synthetase, with protein MSITVAAETATPRADDQLTAWLPLVAEILGLPEAEVPAAVATESFVALGGTSLQAIGLVSAGQCRLGRDADIAAVLSARPLAEALRGAGVFVESAPLPADPTRGPSHRALLPGQKAMLAAHVLEQDQPYHLMFTLDPDGPLDLARTREALGALAARHESLRTLFTQGANGVDRVVLPAPHQPRLLLQTLPAADVRTVHDLYGRESGKLLRPFEQPPVVFALTSAGDRSLLTVLVHHVLVDGWSIGVLWRDFVELYQGAGAGNAPAPDWIGSRLAAGAASGALAAAMSRVTARLDGAPTSLDLPTDLPPLTEADGRGARLMFELSAEATEATETLARRGRVTVTTVLMAAWALAVSRRAGVSDLVLGMPASGRFEAGMDRIVGLCTRVVPVRCRTDDNLPVGAYLRATGAAVADAVADSDLPFEQVVAELGLTGDAGRNPLAQLGFAAHHELVPDSLTAQGKPWRVHEGHCHGSVFDALLYLQSWGPRPRLALEYATSVLAATDAGELAESLRAVLIDLARDPDAPLGTVTGLSACQSRHLRALGVGGSFDTSDDLWSAFERHAETTPDAPAVTDNRRTLTYREMHQQALAQAAALHAAGVGPGDRVLLEVDRSAAEAVAVLAILRLGAAYVAVDRSATAQWREHLAAAATPRARIGGASAHWPGIPECALATAAGAPVPNPRHTTTPDLPAIIPDPSRAAYVSFTSGSTGVPKGVVVSHRAVLRLAADPDLFADGAGTRMLRLAPLAFDASTLELLVPLAKGDSVSVYPAGDPTPLDLTEFLRTEPVTHAWLTSGFFHLVADHRPDAFRGLRQLFTGGGVVSPVHVRKVLEHCPGLRVTNGYGPTENTTFTSTFHVDSAAGVPDPLPIGRPVHGTEIHVVDPSGRLAPRGAIGELQAAGEGLADGYLDDPGRTAAAFGAHPGLGRRVYRTGDLVRWGADGTLRFLGRNDRQVKIAGHRIELVDVESRIKAQPGVLDAVVFLAGERLCAAVKAAPDADPLPAARPAVEAELAAYARPQRWFTVDEFPLDRNGKVDLRALAAHTSTPDPVAPPPARTASLAEVEDLVAAAWAEALGTDDFDFDEVFFEVGGDSLSLAVARKLIQKRLGGAPIPMTDMYRFPTVQALAAQLHARQAEGAS; from the coding sequence ATGTCGATCACAGTCGCGGCCGAGACGGCCACCCCCAGAGCAGACGACCAGCTCACGGCCTGGCTGCCGCTGGTCGCCGAGATCCTCGGCCTTCCCGAGGCCGAGGTTCCCGCCGCCGTCGCCACGGAGTCGTTCGTGGCCCTGGGTGGCACGTCGCTGCAGGCCATCGGCCTGGTCTCGGCGGGCCAATGCCGGCTGGGCCGCGACGCCGACATCGCCGCGGTGCTGTCGGCCCGCCCGCTCGCCGAGGCACTGCGTGGCGCCGGTGTGTTCGTCGAGTCCGCGCCGCTGCCCGCCGACCCGACGCGGGGTCCGAGCCACCGGGCGCTGCTGCCGGGCCAGAAGGCGATGCTGGCGGCGCACGTGCTGGAGCAGGACCAGCCGTATCACCTGATGTTCACCCTCGACCCGGATGGGCCGCTGGATCTCGCCCGCACCCGCGAGGCACTGGGCGCGCTCGCCGCCCGACACGAGTCCCTGCGCACCCTGTTCACCCAGGGCGCGAACGGCGTCGACCGGGTCGTGCTGCCCGCCCCGCACCAGCCGCGGCTGCTCCTGCAGACGCTGCCCGCGGCCGACGTCCGCACCGTGCACGACCTTTACGGCCGTGAGAGCGGCAAGCTGCTGCGCCCGTTCGAGCAGCCGCCGGTGGTGTTCGCTCTCACCAGCGCGGGCGATCGGAGCCTGCTGACCGTGCTGGTGCACCATGTCCTGGTCGACGGGTGGAGCATCGGGGTGCTGTGGCGCGACTTCGTCGAGCTCTACCAGGGTGCAGGCGCGGGCAACGCGCCCGCGCCGGACTGGATCGGGTCACGGCTGGCCGCGGGTGCGGCGTCCGGCGCGCTGGCGGCGGCGATGTCCCGGGTCACCGCGCGGCTCGACGGCGCGCCGACCTCGCTGGACCTGCCGACCGACCTCCCGCCGCTCACCGAGGCCGACGGCCGCGGCGCCCGGCTGATGTTCGAGCTGTCCGCCGAGGCGACCGAGGCCACCGAGACGTTGGCCCGCCGCGGCCGGGTGACGGTCACGACGGTGCTCATGGCGGCGTGGGCGCTCGCGGTGTCCCGCCGGGCCGGCGTATCCGACCTCGTGCTGGGGATGCCCGCGTCCGGGCGGTTCGAGGCGGGCATGGACCGCATTGTCGGGCTGTGCACGCGGGTCGTGCCGGTGCGGTGCCGCACCGACGACAACCTGCCCGTGGGGGCCTACCTGCGGGCCACCGGTGCCGCGGTCGCCGACGCCGTCGCCGACTCGGACCTGCCGTTCGAGCAGGTCGTCGCCGAACTGGGCCTGACCGGTGACGCTGGGCGCAACCCGTTGGCACAGCTGGGTTTCGCCGCGCACCACGAACTGGTCCCCGACTCGCTCACCGCCCAGGGCAAGCCGTGGCGGGTGCATGAGGGCCACTGCCACGGCAGCGTGTTCGACGCGCTGCTGTACCTGCAGTCGTGGGGCCCGCGACCGCGGCTGGCCCTGGAGTACGCGACGTCGGTGCTGGCCGCGACCGACGCGGGCGAGCTGGCCGAGTCGCTGCGGGCGGTGCTGATCGACCTCGCCCGCGACCCCGACGCGCCGCTGGGGACCGTCACCGGCCTGTCCGCCTGCCAGTCGCGGCACCTGCGGGCGTTGGGCGTCGGCGGGAGTTTCGACACCTCGGACGACCTCTGGAGCGCCTTCGAACGGCACGCCGAGACCACCCCGGACGCCCCCGCCGTCACCGACAACCGCCGCACCCTCACCTACCGGGAGATGCATCAGCAGGCCTTGGCCCAGGCAGCGGCGCTGCACGCGGCCGGGGTCGGCCCGGGTGACCGGGTGCTGCTCGAGGTGGACCGCTCGGCCGCGGAGGCGGTGGCGGTGCTGGCGATCCTGCGGCTGGGCGCGGCCTACGTGGCCGTGGACCGCTCGGCCACCGCGCAGTGGCGCGAGCACCTCGCCGCCGCCGCGACGCCACGCGCCCGGATCGGCGGCGCGTCCGCGCACTGGCCAGGCATTCCCGAATGTGCCCTCGCGACAGCTGCCGGCGCTCCGGTACCGAACCCACGCCACACGACCACCCCGGACCTGCCCGCGATCATCCCGGACCCGAGCCGGGCGGCGTACGTCTCGTTCACCTCCGGCTCGACCGGTGTCCCCAAAGGCGTCGTGGTCTCGCACCGCGCGGTGCTGCGGCTGGCCGCCGACCCGGACCTGTTCGCCGATGGCGCGGGCACGCGGATGCTGCGCCTGGCGCCGCTCGCCTTCGACGCGTCCACCCTGGAACTGCTGGTGCCGCTGGCTAAAGGCGACTCCGTCAGCGTGTACCCCGCCGGTGACCCGACCCCGCTGGACCTCACCGAGTTCCTGCGCACCGAACCGGTCACCCACGCCTGGCTGACGTCCGGCTTCTTCCACCTCGTCGCCGACCACCGGCCGGACGCCTTCCGCGGCCTGCGGCAGCTGTTCACCGGCGGCGGTGTCGTCTCGCCCGTCCACGTGCGCAAGGTGCTGGAGCACTGCCCCGGCCTGCGCGTCACCAACGGGTACGGCCCCACCGAGAACACCACGTTCACCTCCACGTTCCATGTGGACAGTGCGGCGGGTGTGCCGGACCCGCTGCCGATCGGGCGCCCCGTCCACGGCACCGAGATCCACGTCGTGGACCCGAGCGGGCGCCTGGCCCCGCGCGGGGCGATCGGTGAACTGCAGGCGGCGGGCGAAGGCCTCGCCGACGGGTACCTCGACGACCCCGGCCGCACCGCTGCGGCGTTCGGCGCGCACCCCGGGCTCGGCAGGCGCGTCTACCGCACCGGCGACCTGGTGCGCTGGGGCGCGGACGGCACGCTGCGCTTCCTGGGCCGCAACGACCGGCAGGTCAAGATCGCGGGCCACCGGATCGAACTGGTCGACGTCGAGAGCCGGATCAAGGCGCAGCCGGGGGTGCTCGACGCGGTCGTGTTCCTCGCCGGGGAGCGCCTGTGCGCGGCGGTCAAGGCCGCGCCCGACGCGGACCCGCTGCCCGCGGCGCGACCGGCGGTGGAAGCCGAACTCGCCGCCTACGCCCGACCGCAGCGCTGGTTCACCGTCGACGAGTTCCCCTTGGACCGCAACGGAAAAGTCGACCTGCGCGCGCTCGCCGCCCACACGTCCACGCCGGACCCGGTGGCGCCGCCACCTGCCCGGACCGCGTCCCTGGCCGAGGTCGAGGACCTGGTCGCCGCCGCCTGGGCGGAGGCCCTGGGGACCGACGACTTCGACTTCGACGAGGTGTTCTTCGAGGTCGGCGGCGACAGCCTCAGCCTCGCGGTGGCCCGCAAGCTGATCCAGAAGCGGCTCGGCGGGGCGCCGATCCCGATGACCGACATGTACCGATTCCCGACCGTGCAGGCGCTCGCCGCGCAGTTGCACGCGCGGCAGGCAGAGGGGGCCTCATGA
- a CDS encoding phosphopantetheine-binding protein, with the protein MQDTKTADWEAQFEQLWMEVLGVDSVEDHDDFFDFGGHSLSALRLSTLIRQELNLAVMFGHVLENPVFADLREIARQSPPDQPDAARTEMVSEA; encoded by the coding sequence ATGCAGGACACCAAAACCGCCGACTGGGAAGCACAGTTCGAGCAGCTGTGGATGGAGGTGCTCGGCGTCGACAGCGTCGAGGACCACGACGACTTCTTCGACTTCGGCGGCCACTCGCTGAGCGCGCTGCGGCTGAGCACGCTGATCCGCCAGGAGCTCAACCTCGCGGTGATGTTCGGCCACGTGCTGGAGAACCCGGTCTTCGCCGACCTGCGCGAGATCGCCCGGCAGTCCCCGCCCGACCAGCCCGACGCGGCCCGAACCGAGATGGTGTCCGAAGCCTGA